In Monodelphis domestica isolate mMonDom1 chromosome 4, mMonDom1.pri, whole genome shotgun sequence, one DNA window encodes the following:
- the CHODL gene encoding chondrolectin codes for MNGLISILLGAMLLWSQGGFSRRVVSGQKVCFADFKHLCYKIAYFQDLSSRVGFQEARQACASDGGALLSLESGTEQKLIESMLQNLTKPDTGISDGDFWIGLWRSGEGQTSGACPNLYRWSDGSSSQYRNWYTDEPSCGSEACVVMYHQPTANPGLGGPYLYQWNDDRCNMKHNFICKYEPESEPTVVTAGKPLDASKPEDPYHIVVKEAGIIPNLIYVVIPTIPLLLLILVAFGTCCFQMLHKSKGRTKTNPNQSTLWISKSTKKESGMEI; via the exons ATGAACGGGCTGATAAGCATCCTGCTGGGGGCAATGCTGCTCTGGAGCCAGGGAGGCTTCTCCCGGAGGGTCGTCAGCG GTCAGAAGGTGTGCTTCGCAGACTTCAAACATCTCTGTTACAAAATAGCCTATTTTCAGGACTTGTCCAGCCGGGTGGGATTTCAGGAGGCTCGCCAGGCTTGTGCAAGTGATGGTGGGGCTCTTCTCAGCCTCGAGAGTGGAACCGAGCAGAAGTTAATAGAGAGCATGCTTCAGAACCTCACCAAGCCAGACACAGGCATTTCTGATGGCGACTTCTGGATTGGACTTTGGAGGAGCGGAGAGGGACAGACGTCGGGTGCTTGTCCGAACCTCTACAGGTGGTCTGATGGAAGCAGCTCCCAGTATCG AAACTGGTACACGGATGAACCTTCCTGTGGAAGCGAAGCCTGTGTCGTGATGTATCATCAACCAACGGCCAATCCTGGGCTTGGGGGTCCCTACCTTTACCAGTGGAATGACGACAGATGCAACATGAAGCACAACTTCATCTGCAAGTATGAACCAG AGAGTGAGCCAACCGTCGTCACAGCAGGCAAACCCTTGGATGCAAGTAAACCAGAAGATCCCTATCACATAGTGGTAAAGGAAGCAG GTATAATCCCCAACCTGATTTATGTTGTAATACCAACAATACCTCTGCTCTTGTTGATACTGGTAGCTTTTGGGACCTGCTGTTTTCAGATGCTAcataaaag caaaggaagaacaaaaacgaATCCCAACCAATCCACACTCTGGATTTCAAAGAGCACCAAGAAGGAGAGCGGCATGGAGATATAA